Proteins co-encoded in one Ponticoccus alexandrii genomic window:
- a CDS encoding P-II family nitrogen regulator: MKKVEAIIKPFKLDEVKEALQEAGIQGLSVVEVKGFGRQKGHTELYRGAEYVVDFLPKVKIEIVLDDDQVDGAIEAIIAAAKTDKIGDGKIFVSGVEQAIRIRTGETGSDAL; encoded by the coding sequence ATGAAGAAGGTCGAAGCGATCATCAAGCCGTTCAAGCTCGATGAAGTCAAAGAGGCGCTGCAAGAGGCCGGCATTCAGGGCCTGTCGGTGGTCGAGGTAAAAGGATTCGGCCGTCAGAAGGGTCATACGGAACTGTATCGCGGTGCCGAATACGTGGTGGATTTCCTTCCGAAGGTGAAGATCGAGATCGTGCTGGACGACGATCAGGTCGACGGCGCCATCGAGGCGATCATCGCCGCGGCCAAGACCGACAAGATCGGCGACGGCAAGATCTTCGTGAGCGGAGTCGAGCAGGCCATCCGTATCCGCACCGGCGAGACCGGCTCGGACGCCCTGTAA